Sequence from the Gracilinanus agilis isolate LMUSP501 chromosome 6, AgileGrace, whole genome shotgun sequence genome:
CAATTCATCATTACAGCCAAGTGGTCATTCAATCTTTATTGATGACCCTCCAAAAGAAAGGACAAACACATTTTCTTTCAAGTTagtaaaaattttgttttggatgatgctcttttttaaaatgtttctcctGACATAAAACCCAAGTGTGCCTATTTGCAGCATCTACCCAGTTTCGAGTATACCTGTTTAGACTCATGCAATATATTTGTAACTCCTCTTCccaattcttaaattttcaagttttaaaaaacttCCAGTTTTTAAATCGGTCTCCAAATGACATGATCTAAATTACTCTCATTTTCATAACCTCCATCTTAtcaatttcatttctaaaataaggaaaaaagggggcagctgggtagctcagtggattgagagccagacctagagatgggaggtcctaagttcaaatctgacctcagacacttcccagctgtgtgaccctgggcaagtcacttgacccccattgcctagcccttaccactcttctgccttgactccaagatggaaggtaagggttttaaaataagataagataagataagatgcTGAGGGACCAAGTCctaaagaaatagaatatataatttttaatttaaaagtatttttttcacaGTTTCATATTCTTGCAAGGCAGAACTGGGTTTTACTTTCATGTCTTTCTCAAGGGTGAGTtgatataatatttaacaatgaaATTTTCAGATAACAAAAGTATACAgaacatacttttaaaatttaatcttcattattaacacttCTACATGACTTTATTAAgtcaaaggaaatataaatataattcacATAGGAAAGTATCAGGCATATAGTGAAGTGCCATGTGAATGCTAATTATTAATTCTAATATCGCCTAGAACTTATCATTGAGTCTAATTGGCACAAGCTtgtatattaaacatttttaaaataggttAGTTTCTTTTGGGGCTAATTTATTGACTAATATCTTCACAGGTCAAAtgaatatgatatatgtatatatatatatatatcacttagCACAAACATTTCTTCTAATTACATTACAATGCAATTTAACCTTCAATAGCAATTCTTATTAGTCGTGTTAAGAATTGAATATAACTATCTCCTGTTGTTAAAACTATAAACACAAAATTATGAGGTACCACTATTCTTTCATAAATTCTGCTGAAATCAGATTGAGAAATAATTACATTCTTCAATTCTGTGCAGATCctgaatatatattcatttatgaaAACTTAGAAAAGTACTCTGGACAGTTTTGTTGTAAATCTCCaaattaacaaatattatattaaagttcataacaaaataaaacacacttGAAttgaaaatttcttattttagttaGTTGTGAAGACTTAGCtcttttgtttctgattttccTAATTCCCAAATTAGAGTAACCACCTCTCTTAAGAAGGGACCTCACACAGGGTAGATAACACAAGGCCAAATTTTGCATCTGGATCTGGATCATGTGTTGAAAGAAATATAATGGATACTGGAAAGGAGAACAAAGAGGATATTGACCCATATTAGGactcttctgtcttggtaaaGTCCTCTCCTTTTGGAGGTAAGGCTCCTTGTACATATGTCTTCGATGGATTTCTTCAGGTTCCAGATATAGAGTGAACTTGTCTGTGGGGTTTGGATTCCTAAGAATGTCTTGGAATAATCTAGAAATTCAGATTTTGTTCCATTTCAACTCCattttcacctgtggctccaaataAAGTTTGGGTTTTCATTAGCTAAGACCCAGACATCTCTTTGGTCTTGGAAGAAAGTTCACTTTCTAATTAGGTCATTCAATTAAAAccctaatttttgttgttgttgttatttttacatTGTCATTAAGTATTTTCCCAACTATTTCTTATCTATTTGCAATAACCAGTTAGGTCTGCAGTTTACCAAACCCAAATTAACTTTTTCACCTTCTGGAACACATAAGTGTTAAGAAAAGCCCTAGGTTCTCTAGATAGAATAAGTAGTAGtttgaaaaatttgaaatgaTAGCATTCAAAACAAAAGAATCAATATCTAGAATTAAAATGCATCTCGTTACTGGTACCATTAAAAATTAGTAGTACTATATTCAATCATGTCCACATGTACCATGCCAAAAGCTATAAGGAGAATGCTAAAATATGGATTTATTCATCCTCAGCCTTTCATTTGACTCCAGCTAGAGATTCTGATGCCTGGATCACAAGTTCTGTAATCTCAGCTATTGGAGAATCAATAGTTAtacaattttaaacattattgGCTTACATTTAAGCTTCAAGCAATTAAGGTTATTAGAGAGAAACCTCCATCTAAGATTTACATTAGAAATACAATATGAACAAAATCCAGAATTTAAGTTCTCAAGCTTCTATGAGAAGGCTGTAAAAAATTGTATTACCATTATCACCAAAATTATATCTGTAATATAATTGTATCTGGAAGAAGCTTCAGATACAATAGAAGAGACTTATAAGATAAAAGGGCACTCAAGActggtacttaagatttgattatggAGAAGGGGTCTTGAAGGGAGAAATGGATGGGGGGACCAGTTTTACTTAACTTACTACTACTTTgagattttaataattaataatttgagaataacacactaatttctcactcaaCACATTGTGGACATCACTTTAGCAGGTAGCTCAGGtagtaaaaattttaattctctttggGGCCTCCAAATACCTCAGCCTAAAATAAATCCCAAAATCAGCAAAGAAATTCCAAAAAAACACACCTTTATTCAGGACAAGGGAGATAATGTTCTTATGGCCAACACACAGAGTCTCAcacacacatcacacacacacacacacactgttgtGGGATAGCTTTGAGGTGAACCCTAGGTTTAGGAAAGTTTGCCCTTTGCAAGAATACAAGACTCCAAagttagcttaaaaataaaaagagacataTATTAATTTGGAGATAATGTTAAATGGCTAGGAAACAGTGTGCAGGTGAAACACTGCCTCCCTGAGGAGATGAGGTTTGGGGTTGTTATGTCCCTTTGACAACCAGGATTCCAGCATAAGGGGGAGGATGAGGTGTATCAGGAATTAGATAATTCATTGGATTGGAGGACATAAGGGATGATCTGTGGAATTCAAAGGATGATTAGATTAGGTACCATCCAATGTTTATCAGGGTGGAACTGGGAAatgaataaatgttaattgaagaTCTAGGGGAAAATCCTAGAGGAATGTTCCTTTCAAGGATCAGAAATAAATTTCCTACCTCCAGGTTGACTTGGAACACTTCTGGATTTTGGGGTGTCTAGGAGGAAACCAGTACTCCCATAtgaccaccatcaccaccacacagagccagattctgagactctgggaagaatattttcaagaaagaaactccaaaattTTACTCATACTATAGAagtttgtgttttatttatatttgaggaaatttAACTAAAGAAAACAGGACTAATTCATTTAATGGGGGCTTGAGAAAGAGATTGTAGCCTGAGGCTAGAATAACTGGAAGAGGccaaaaaaacaataaactaaAAATGGTACAGAAGACTTGATTTTATCTGTCATTGCCATTCCTACCCATTGAGGGTGCTCAAAGGGTGCTTGATGACCAGTCTGGGTCAAGATTCAGTCTGCCAGTTGTTTGAAAGCAAGTTCCAATGGGCCAAGGGTAAATTTTGGATTTCATAAAATGAAGTTGCCACCTTTATAGAATTTGTCCTTTCCCTGATAAAAGCGTTATCTCTTTTTCACAGACCAGTCCCTGGATTTATCTGAAGCACATGGCAGGGGAAAATCTCACCACAATGACCTCTTTCACTCTATCTGGATTTGCAAATCATCCTGAACTACAAGTTGggcttttcttgatctttctcttcatttattttttcacaatttgggGTAATCTTGGACTCATCATTTTAATTCAAATTGACTCTCAACTCCATACCCCCATGTATTTTTTTCTCAGCAATTTAGCCTTTATTGACATTTCCTATTCCTCAACAATTACACCTAAAGCCCTAGATAATTTCCTATCAGACCAGAAAGACATATCTTTTGTGGGGTGTTTTgttcaaatgtatttctttgttGGTTTAGTGTGTAGTGAGTGTTTTCTCCTGGGGTCAATGGCTTATGACCGTTATGTTGCAATCTGTAACCCACTGCTTTATTCAGTTGTCATGTCCCAGAAAGTCTGCACATGGTTGGCTATAATGCCATATGTAGTAGGTTTCAATAACTCCTTGATAACTGTTTGTGTTATAAGCAGCTTGGTATTCTGCAACTCCACTATTGACCATTTCTTTTGTGACACAACAGCCCTGTTGGCCCTCTCTTGCCATGACAGTTTCAACACAGAAATGGTAATATTCCTTCTGGCTGGTTTCACtctcctcagttccctcatcatCATCACAATTTCCTATTTTGCCATCATCTCTGCTATTTTGAAGATCCGATCCACAGAAGGTCAGCGCAAAGCTTTTTCCACCTGTGCTTCTCACCTCTTGGGGGTGACTATATTCTACGGATCACTTATTTTTACATATCTACAGCCAGATAATACATTGTTCTTGACAGAAGCTCAAGTGGCATCTGTCTTTTATACAATTGTAATCCCCATGCTCAATCCTCTCATATACAGCCTGAGGAACAAGGATGTGAAAAATGCTTTGATGAGAGTCATACATAAAAAACTGTTTCctcaatgaatataaataaatggttTGGAAATTGTAGTGCATTACAGTGGAAAAGGACACATCAATCTAAAGTCCTTGTGGCCCAAGGGCTTCTAAGGCTTCTTTTCTAACAAGAAAACTCACTCACTTATCAGTGACTTCTTTATTGCCAAagtcaatgttttttcaatttttattctacctaacttttatataaaaattaattttcttaacttCCCAAGTAGTTATTGTTTCCAGATATATCACTGTAAATTATCATGTATGTATTCTCTATTTCTGTGATGTAAGCATCTCTTTactagaatgttagctccttgaggataagaCCAATCattttgtgtttatataataACTACTAACACAGGATTTGTCAAAGGAGAGTGAtttcagaaatatttgttgattcagCAATTGAGAACTACCTCTTCTGGATATTTTCACTATGTGTAatgtcaacttggaatctagaaaccccaatcTTGAGATCTTGAGAACCAGAGGTCTGAAGACCTCAAGTTTGACCTTGAGAAATTATGGGGGTTAGAGGGGGAGAATCCCAGACTAAcaataaagtttaaagtactttaGGTGGAGCTAGCAGTCTCAGTCAGATGTTAAGTACTCTTTTTGTCCTAGAAGTTCTCCTTTTGTATCAAAGTCCTTTCTCAGGTAGCTCAGCCAATGGctggatcttttccttttctgtccattATAAGGCATCAGCCACTCTTGGATGATCCTGTCTAGAACTCCTCACTTCTCtgtagccattgtaaagtcaatcaactatacTCCTGTCCTCAGTTCACCAATAGGTATACAAGTTCCCCAATTTTCCTGCTTCCTTGGAGGTATCATCTTGCACAGTGATTTCTCCCATGGGGGGATGGGGGGCAGTACCTAGAATAGCCAGGGCCTTGGGCTCTGTGTGGATTTTGAGTGCCttactctgtgtggaggcctaaggATTATACCGtcatattcatttcttcattaaaGACATGGTTTTTCTGGCTagttagtagttctgtgttttttccagtttaacagtAACTTGCATGATATTACCCTTTTGTGATTTCCCATACCAAGTAGTTATTTGAACCAGAAGAAGTTACTTCTTTTCTGATTGTTTCAAATTCTTATCTATGATATTCGAACCACAAGTTGTCTGGAGGATGTGAAataatacatgaaaaagtgtttaaaACAGAACTTGGTTTATATCTATTTAAatgctcctttccttctcttcccttctgtaCTGGGTCTTTTGAATCTTTGAACATTCATTATCACCCTGTCTGAGTGTGTTGTACAAGGCTCTCTCCTTATATCTCATATCTATACATTGTATTCCTACCATTCTCATTTATTcccacattttccattttccaaattaGTACAGAATATTCTGAAATTTATATCTTTAGCCTCAATATTTATCCAATCTGATAATTTTTATCAAAGATTCATTTCTATTGCTTATTATTTATTCTCCACTCACATATTACTAATCCTATTTCAAGGCCTTATTGCCTCTAATCCAGATAATGGTAATGTTTTCTTTACTTAAATCTCTTtgtccatttattttcttctgtgaaccACTTCCTCATTCTTTACAAGCAGCCAAAATAGCCTTCTCAGTGAATAGGCTTTATCTTGTTACTACACTGCTCAAAATCAATAATACCATTCTTAAATGCTCAATGGTCAAAGGGCTTAACAGGCTGCATTCATTGtaaatcaaagctattaaatatgataaaattctttaatttattaataatccttTATGTTTgtaattcagtcattttcaattttgTATGACTGATTCCTCATGACaacatttgcagttttcttggaagagaaaaaggagtgatctttcatgtcattttttttttaaacccttaccttccaaggcagaagagtggtaagggtaggcaatgggggtaagtgacttgcccagggtcacacagctgggaagtgactgaggccagatttgaaactagaacctcccatctctaggtctggctctcaatccactgagctacccagctgcccctttcatgtcattttacatcttattttacagatgaggaaacagaggcaaaaaagtGTTAAGTATTAactccagggtcacaaaactagtaagtgtctgaggcaagtttTGAAGTTAGGaggatgagttttcttgactccaggcccagcattctatcccctgtgccattTATCTGCCACACAGTAATAATTAAGGCactacaaaataaaatagttttgagGTATTACCTCATATCCATCAAATTTGTTTAGATGACAAaaacagaatattaaaaatggataagggttttaaaatatttaattataatatgaaagaaaaaagttattttgctTTATTAGGATACActacaaaataaaattgttttgaggtattacctcacatcCATCAAATTTccttagatgaaaaaaaaagaaatgaaaaatatctaaggtcttaaaatatttaattataatatgaaagaaaaaagttattttgctttattaggatacattctttctcaggTGAAATGTCAGTGATGGAGAtgaaaaatttataaatacattatatCTCTACCCTTGATAAAATAAACATCaatatccattttaaaatcatttgttatttatattcatttaaaaagccAAATATATTAAGCATAATTTTGTGAGTTTAATAATTCTAAAATCAATAACTTCATATAACATATCAATTATATTTTGATTACTTACCCTATGttgttttcattctttgtgtctttttaccatttatttctaGATTTGCATAGAGTTTGCCTTTACCAAGTCAAAACTAGCATACATactcatcttctctttcttttattattgctCTACAATATTTCATAAATGTCTCTCCAAATTTCCCTGATATGTACATCTATCCTTACTGGTTTTACTTATACTGCAGTATACTATTAAATTCatgtatcatctgcaaaaataGTCAACATTTATTAGATAATTGCATCGTTCTAATTTTCAATTATGATTAATGTTCATCTAAATATTCAGAACATAGCCTTTCCCCCCCCTTTATGACAATTCCTACAGCACTTACTTGTAATATCCAGATTATTGGTTAATAGAAAGTGATTGTTTTCAAATTCTTATATCTCCAggtcatattatttatatatataaaatcttccaCTCCAGCAGCATTAAGGTTTGTAACTGTACTAGTATTGTTATTTTGATGGCTTTGGAGTAGTTCTTTCAATATGACTACAATTTTAGATTTGCTGgacattaatataattaaataatattagcaCATTAGAAGATTTTACAATATTTATAGGAGAATAGATACTGAATATTATAGCAGAGCTTATAAATGATGCTTTTCAACTAACTTTGTGATTATGTTACCTAATTGTTGTGATTGTTTGAATTCCATTAGTAATACCAGAACTGATCAAGTTTAATTTTTATCCAGAAAAGATGATGGCTATACTGTATCACTAAAGGAATTAACCCCTTCTTTTATGCATTCATAAAGGTCCTTCTCCAAGGAAAGGTATCTTTATGAATacataaaataagtattttttccatttcaattttttgCTTATCTTGCTAATAAGATAGGTATATTTAATATGGTTTTATCATATGTCATATATGTAGGATGAATAAATtggagcaatgattcccaaaacAGGAATATGGCCAGGgacatagaaaatatttcataaaagagAGAATGTCTCTAATAGTTATAATTAAGAAAGGCCaatatattttttagatttaTGAAGAGATCCTCCATAGGACAGTAGGAAAATACAAATAACCACCAGAATCAATCTTTATAGTGCAAGAAGAAATTTAACTAAATAGCTTTGAATCACTTATAAGGATTGGTCTATAATAGTTTGGAAAGCTGTAACTGTgatttaaataagatataatagCAATGGAAATTGTATTAAAGGCCTTTGTAATGATGAAACCCCCTATATACTTCCCCATTCCTTGCTATACACTCTAGAGGACACGACATGAAGAAATTGGGTCTCTAGTCAATAGTTTCATAACCAAGTCACCctcagaagggaaaggaaaaaaggaagaggatgcTCCGGTCATGACTTCTATTACTGGAatttattagttttaaaaaatcatcaaactCTTCATTAcccctcttctgaactttttCTGAATGCCTGAACCTCTTCTGAAACTGTTGGATAATTGTCCAagtttataaaaatctttgcTCCCTAGAAGTTGGACGTCTTAGGCCACATAGACTAGGCATGGGTATAGACCTCTGACTTCTGTATTTTGTGcccacaaataaagtcaaatctttTACTTGAGCTGTTGGtccagttctttttatttctttcatttggtAAATTGCTGTAACTTGATCCTTCTTCATAAGTAAGCATAAATATTAGATTGAATAACAAAGCAATACATAATGCATGTTGATTCTATTTTTCTTggctatttttcttatattttgcccAATCCATAATATTTCTTACTACCTTCATCACATATTTATTTAGGCATTTAAAAGATTATTAGTGAActtttttctccccaaaactttttttattgcCTCTTTCACATCTTTGTTTCTCAAACTATAGATGATGGGGTTCAACATAGGTATCACAATGGTATAAAACACAGATACTATCATGTCATGGTTCAAAGAGTAGCTGGCAGTAGGCCGTAGGTACATGAAGAGGATGGTTCCATGGTAGATAGAAACACCTGTCAGGTGAGAACCACAGGTGGAGAagactttcttcctcccttcagtTGAACGTATCCTCAGAATGGCAGCCAAGATGAAACCATAGGAAACAATGACAATCAAGATGGTGAAAATCTCAATTGAACTCACAAATGTGAAAAGCAGGAGTACGTTGATATAAGTGTCAGAACAAGAGATGGCCAAGAGTGGAGGGATATCACAGAAGATATGCCTGATTTCATTGGATGCACAAAAGGATAAATGAAATGTAGCTACAGTATGTATGATGGCATGTAAAACACCTGCTACATATGAACCAATTATAAGGGGCACATACACTCGTGGAGACATAATGGCTGTATAGAGCAAGGGGTTACAGATTGCAATATAACGGTCATAAGCCATGACAGCCAAGAGAAAACACTCAGTAGTCCCAAAACTTATAGAGATGAGCATCTGGGCTACacaaccagagaaggaaatggtcttATTCTCTGCTAAGAAATTGACCAACATTTTAGGTGTGATCACTGAGGAA
This genomic interval carries:
- the LOC123252876 gene encoding olfactory receptor 8I2-like, coding for MAGENLTTMTSFTLSGFANHPELQVGLFLIFLFIYFFTIWGNLGLIILIQIDSQLHTPMYFFLSNLAFIDISYSSTITPKALDNFLSDQKDISFVGCFVQMYFFVGLVCSECFLLGSMAYDRYVAICNPLLYSVVMSQKVCTWLAIMPYVVGFNNSLITVCVISSLVFCNSTIDHFFCDTTALLALSCHDSFNTEMVIFLLAGFTLLSSLIIITISYFAIISAILKIRSTEGQRKAFSTCASHLLGVTIFYGSLIFTYLQPDNTLFLTEAQVASVFYTIVIPMLNPLIYSLRNKDVKNALMRVIHKKLFPQ
- the LOC123252655 gene encoding olfactory receptor 5T1-like, with the translated sequence MSNQTEVMMFVLIGFTNHLEIQIILFIMFLAIYIFTLVGNLGLVLLVAMDFRLHTPMYHFLSVLSFLDACYSSVITPKMLVNFLAENKTISFSGCVAQMLISISFGTTECFLLAVMAYDRYIAICNPLLYTAIMSPRVYVPLIIGSYVAGVLHAIIHTVATFHLSFCASNEIRHIFCDIPPLLAISCSDTYINVLLLFTFVSSIEIFTILIVIVSYGFILAAILRIRSTEGRKKVFSTCGSHLTGVSIYHGTILFMYLRPTASYSLNHDMIVSVFYTIVIPMLNPIIYSLRNKDVKEAIKKVLGRKKFTNNLLNA